From a region of the Neobacillus niacini genome:
- the sigI gene encoding RNA polymerase sigma factor SigI produces the protein MLGLLFLTKNKKRTLEESVRLIQQGDHSLLNDIIEAYKPFIAKSVSSVCKRYIYETDDEFSIGLIAFNEAIEKYSAEKGSSVLSFAEVIIKRRVIDYIRKQTKNQHVSIDLTYSSFEEESAGMVIVNELSLEEYKKKTDEEIRKEEIIQFQTLLTSFDLSFSDLVENSPKHADARENAIKVAKLLVENRELMDSLYEKKRLPIKQLEKMVNVSRKTIERNRKYIIAIALILSSDYVYLNDYLKGVLET, from the coding sequence ATGCTAGGTTTATTGTTTTTAACCAAAAATAAAAAGCGTACTTTAGAGGAGTCGGTACGATTAATTCAACAGGGTGACCACTCTTTACTTAATGATATTATAGAGGCTTATAAACCATTTATTGCTAAAAGTGTGTCTTCAGTATGTAAACGATATATTTATGAAACTGACGATGAATTTAGTATTGGTCTTATTGCATTTAATGAGGCAATTGAGAAATATTCAGCTGAGAAGGGCAGTTCCGTTCTTAGTTTTGCCGAAGTGATTATAAAACGAAGAGTCATTGATTATATACGAAAGCAAACGAAAAACCAACATGTCAGCATTGACTTAACCTATTCATCATTTGAGGAAGAATCAGCGGGCATGGTAATTGTAAACGAGCTATCACTTGAGGAATATAAGAAAAAGACTGACGAAGAAATTAGGAAGGAAGAAATTATTCAATTTCAAACTCTATTAACTTCATTTGATTTGAGCTTCAGCGATTTAGTTGAGAATTCACCAAAGCATGCGGATGCCAGGGAGAACGCTATCAAAGTAGCGAAGCTATTAGTTGAAAATAGGGAATTAATGGATTCGTTATATGAGAAAAAACGTCTTCCTATAAAGCAGCTAGAAAAAATGGTGAATGTCAGCAGGAAGACGATTGAACGAAACCGGAAATATATTATTGCGATTGCACTAATATTATCAAGTGATTATGTTTATTTAAACGATTATTTAAAGGGGGTGCTAGAGACATGA